One window from the genome of Nitrosospira multiformis encodes:
- a CDS encoding DUF2796 domain-containing protein: MRRIQRFPGQAALAAIIVLESALPVWAHEPGVHVHGRAALEIAIDGAIVQVNLNSPLDNLLRFEHAPRNEKEHQAVTAMTSKFNQANSLFIFTPAAQCRVESTDLTSPVLSPDLLAPASDSGKSADKSTRKDSGASRTTPSTPSPAADMHAELEATWQFRCAQPQALQGVDVRLFQMFPGLQRLDAAVAGPKGQSSAKLSPESTRLKW, from the coding sequence ATGAGACGAATACAGCGTTTCCCGGGGCAGGCAGCACTTGCCGCGATCATCGTACTTGAATCGGCCCTGCCCGTCTGGGCACATGAGCCTGGTGTTCATGTGCATGGCCGCGCCGCGCTGGAAATTGCGATTGACGGAGCGATAGTGCAGGTCAACCTGAATAGCCCATTGGATAATCTATTGAGATTCGAGCATGCCCCTAGAAATGAAAAAGAACATCAAGCCGTCACGGCCATGACATCGAAATTTAATCAGGCTAATAGTCTTTTCATTTTTACGCCCGCAGCTCAGTGCCGGGTAGAATCCACTGATTTGACGTCTCCGGTGCTTTCTCCGGACTTGCTGGCGCCTGCCTCCGATTCTGGTAAAAGTGCCGATAAAAGTACCAGAAAAGACAGTGGTGCATCCAGAACGACTCCTTCTACTCCGTCTCCGGCAGCGGATATGCATGCGGAGCTGGAGGCCACCTGGCAGTTCCGGTGCGCCCAGCCGCAGGCTTTGCAAGGCGTCGATGTGCGATTATTCCAAATGTTTCCCGGTCTCCAGCGTCTCGATGCCGCCGTAGCGGGGCCCAAGGGACAATCAAGCGCGAAGCTATCGCCTGAGTCTACCCGGTTGAAATGGTAG
- a CDS encoding ATP-binding cassette domain-containing protein has translation MSPFVIDIQDLVFQWPGKHGFRLSIPQFLVRRGERVFLQGASGSGKSTLLSLLGGVLLPQPCHLRVLDTDLTALSSSARDRFRVDHVGFLFQQFNLVPYLSVLENVLLPCRFSQRRRRQALESAVSLEQSAARLLDQLGLDVTLARQPVTALSVGQQQRVAAARALIGHPELIIADEPTSALDAARQAEFLDLLLGRCDDGNVTLIFVSHDQRLGSHFSRTVDLNELCVTTVP, from the coding sequence ATGAGTCCGTTTGTCATTGACATTCAGGATCTGGTTTTTCAGTGGCCTGGCAAGCATGGATTCCGCCTGTCGATCCCCCAATTTCTGGTAAGACGCGGAGAGCGTGTTTTTCTGCAAGGCGCGAGCGGGAGCGGCAAGAGTACCCTGCTGAGTTTGCTGGGCGGCGTGCTGCTGCCGCAGCCGTGCCACCTGCGCGTACTCGATACCGACCTGACCGCACTTTCATCCAGCGCCCGCGACCGGTTTCGCGTAGATCATGTCGGTTTCCTGTTTCAGCAGTTTAATCTGGTGCCTTATTTGTCCGTGCTTGAGAACGTGCTCCTACCCTGCCGTTTTTCGCAGCGCAGGCGGCGGCAAGCGCTTGAATCAGCCGTATCGCTCGAACAATCGGCGGCCCGGCTGCTGGATCAGCTGGGACTGGATGTGACGCTGGCACGACAACCAGTCACCGCTTTATCGGTGGGGCAACAGCAGCGCGTGGCGGCTGCTCGGGCACTGATCGGCCACCCCGAGCTGATCATCGCCGATGAACCGACTTCCGCACTGGATGCGGCCCGGCAAGCAGAATTTCTTGATCTTCTGCTAGGCCGCTGCGATGATGGGAATGTCACGCTGATCTTTGTCAGCCATGACCAGCGGCTGGGGTCCCATTTCAGCCGTACCGTCGACTTGAATGAATTGTGCGTAACCACAGTCCCTTGA
- a CDS encoding PstS family phosphate ABC transporter substrate-binding protein → MSLSYNFKVLGAAAVLGALMSVEGIAGTDTVIKVDGSSTMYPITEEGAKKFQATKKEAVKVSVGISGTGGGFTKFCRGEIDIVNASRPIQRAEMKACNKAGVQYVELPMAFDALTVVVNPKNTWSKTMTVTELKKMWEPAAQGKITKWSQVNPAWPDEKFNLYAAGPDSGTLDYFTQAIVGKAKSSRSDFTASEEDNNILMQNVANDKNALGFVGFGYYMQNQDKISAVAVDDGRNGGVIPSAETVEDGTYQPLSRPIFIYVNMKAAEKPELKEFVAFYMKNASALVRGFQYIPLPPRAYAANMEFFKTKRVGTVFDGYVPGGLTLDDLLRREARFYEN, encoded by the coding sequence ATGTCGCTATCATATAATTTTAAAGTATTGGGTGCAGCCGCTGTACTGGGTGCATTGATGAGCGTTGAGGGCATTGCAGGCACCGATACGGTCATAAAAGTCGATGGCTCCAGCACGATGTATCCCATTACCGAAGAGGGGGCGAAGAAATTTCAGGCGACCAAAAAAGAGGCGGTCAAGGTATCGGTCGGCATCTCCGGTACCGGCGGTGGCTTTACGAAATTCTGTCGCGGTGAAATAGATATCGTCAATGCTTCCCGTCCCATTCAAAGAGCGGAAATGAAGGCGTGCAATAAAGCCGGCGTGCAATACGTAGAATTGCCGATGGCGTTTGATGCATTAACGGTGGTGGTGAATCCGAAGAATACCTGGAGCAAAACCATGACTGTTACCGAATTGAAAAAAATGTGGGAACCCGCCGCTCAGGGTAAAATTACCAAATGGAGCCAGGTAAATCCAGCATGGCCTGACGAAAAATTCAATCTCTATGCCGCAGGCCCGGATTCCGGCACGCTCGATTACTTTACGCAAGCAATTGTGGGCAAGGCTAAATCCAGCCGTAGCGACTTTACGGCATCCGAGGAGGACAATAACATACTGATGCAGAACGTGGCGAACGACAAGAATGCGCTGGGGTTCGTTGGTTTCGGATACTATATGCAGAATCAGGACAAAATTAGTGCTGTCGCGGTGGATGATGGTAGAAACGGCGGAGTTATTCCCTCTGCCGAAACGGTGGAGGATGGAACCTATCAGCCTTTGTCTCGTCCCATTTTTATCTATGTGAACATGAAGGCGGCGGAGAAACCCGAACTTAAGGAGTTTGTTGCGTTTTATATGAAAAATGCATCCGCTCTGGTGAGGGGATTCCAGTACATTCCACTACCACCCAGAGCCTACGCCGCCAACATGGAATTCTTCAAGACGAAGCGGGTGGGAACGGTATTCGATGGCTATGTGCCAGGAGGCCTCACCCTCGACGACCTGCTTCGGCGAGAAGCCCGTTTTTATGAAAATTGA
- a CDS encoding ABC transporter permease, with protein MAVSIALSVMLLLGVEQLRTQARESFSQSISGTDLVVGARTSPIQLMLYAVFRLGDATHNIRWASFQAMAAHPAVAWAVPISLGDSHRGFAVIGTTPAYFEYFRYGDRRLLAFAAGKPFTDIFEAVIGADIAAQLGYQVGDSIVLNHGAKGLGLTDHADKPFKVSGILKRTGLPVDRSVHVSLAAIEAIHLDWQGGAPMPGVSIPAEYVRKFDLAPKEITAVLIGLKSRAGVFQMQRFINQYKGEPLLAVLPGVALDELWSIVSIVEKSLLAISALVVAVGLSGLVAVVLAGLGERRRELAILRSVGAGPRVVFLLLAIEGLMVVVAGALLGVLGLTVLSLFAAPVLEAHLGISLAAGMLSAEAWQLLLLVMATGFLVSLIPGYRAYRLSLSDGLTPRL; from the coding sequence ATGGCGGTCAGTATTGCGCTTTCAGTTATGCTGTTGTTGGGCGTCGAGCAATTGCGTACCCAGGCGCGGGAGAGTTTCTCTCAGTCCATATCCGGGACCGACTTGGTGGTGGGTGCGCGCACTAGTCCAATCCAACTCATGCTCTATGCCGTGTTCCGCCTGGGGGATGCCACCCATAATATCCGCTGGGCAAGCTTTCAGGCGATGGCGGCCCACCCGGCGGTGGCGTGGGCAGTGCCGATTTCCCTGGGCGATTCGCATCGCGGTTTTGCGGTAATAGGCACCACTCCCGCGTATTTCGAGTATTTTCGTTATGGCGATCGCCGATTGCTGGCATTTGCGGCGGGAAAGCCGTTTACGGATATTTTTGAAGCGGTAATCGGTGCGGATATCGCCGCGCAACTTGGCTATCAAGTGGGCGACAGTATCGTGCTCAATCATGGTGCGAAAGGCCTCGGTTTGACCGATCACGCCGACAAACCGTTCAAGGTGAGCGGCATTCTCAAGCGGACCGGCCTGCCCGTGGATCGCAGCGTTCATGTCAGTCTTGCGGCTATTGAAGCTATTCATCTCGACTGGCAGGGCGGCGCCCCGATGCCCGGGGTATCCATTCCGGCTGAATATGTGCGTAAATTCGATCTGGCGCCAAAGGAAATTACGGCGGTGCTCATCGGGCTGAAAAGCCGCGCGGGTGTTTTTCAGATGCAGCGGTTCATCAATCAATACAAGGGAGAGCCATTGCTGGCCGTGCTTCCCGGTGTGGCGCTGGATGAGCTGTGGTCCATCGTCAGCATTGTGGAAAAGTCGCTGCTGGCTATTTCCGCATTGGTGGTGGCGGTGGGTCTGAGCGGTTTGGTGGCTGTTGTGCTGGCCGGCCTGGGGGAACGCAGGCGCGAATTGGCAATTCTGCGCTCGGTGGGCGCTGGCCCGCGCGTGGTTTTTCTGCTGCTGGCTATCGAGGGGCTGATGGTGGTCGTGGCTGGTGCATTGCTGGGTGTGCTGGGGTTGACCGTGCTCAGCCTGTTTGCCGCGCCCGTTCTGGAGGCGCACTTGGGTATTTCGCTGGCGGCAGGTATGCTATCGGCCGAGGCTTGGCAATTACTGTTACTGGTCATGGCAACGGGGTTTCTGGTCAGCCTTATACCCGGCTATCGTGCCTACCGATTATCCTTAAGCGATGGTTTGACGCCAAGATTATAA
- a CDS encoding DUF3299 domain-containing protein, protein MTASLYATPLRFRILFLIALLIFTAQTAISADKDYKVGDRLSVPAPGAAKNKPAPSGTASAGYKEKTWDDLMPKNWDPMAPLKGLKLDNLKDGDPRAIEALEKIRAAWNNAPIEPALDGERIRIPGFVIPLERAGNKVSEFLLVPYFGACIHTPPPPSNQIIHVRTSKPLSNMRTMDTMWVSGVLHAGSIDTEMGQAGYQLKAEWVTPYP, encoded by the coding sequence ATGACTGCTTCTCTGTATGCCACCCCTCTCCGCTTTCGCATTTTATTTTTAATCGCCTTGCTGATTTTTACGGCACAGACAGCCATCTCGGCCGATAAGGATTACAAGGTTGGAGATAGATTGTCAGTGCCGGCGCCCGGTGCAGCGAAAAATAAGCCCGCACCTTCGGGAACTGCTTCAGCCGGTTACAAGGAAAAGACCTGGGATGATCTGATGCCCAAGAACTGGGACCCGATGGCGCCGCTGAAGGGATTGAAGCTGGACAACCTTAAGGATGGCGACCCCCGTGCCATCGAAGCGCTGGAAAAAATACGCGCAGCCTGGAATAACGCACCCATCGAGCCCGCGCTGGATGGAGAGCGTATCCGTATTCCGGGCTTCGTGATTCCTCTGGAACGCGCAGGCAATAAAGTCAGCGAATTCCTGCTCGTTCCCTATTTCGGAGCGTGCATTCATACGCCCCCGCCGCCTTCCAACCAGATCATTCATGTGCGGACATCAAAACCCCTGTCCAATATGCGCACCATGGATACAATGTGGGTCAGTGGAGTGCTGCACGCCGGCAGCATAGATACGGAGATGGGCCAGGCGGGCTATCAATTGAAGGCTGAGTGGGTTACGCCTTATCCGTAA
- the ppk2 gene encoding polyphosphate kinase 2: protein MRADKTLEHADLERHIHADMLDSLDEELEMEIDDHRLDKLVAEITTPDNETEVGRQFYFKELFRLQGELVKLQDWVVQKKLKVVVLFEGRDAAGKGGVIKRFTQRLNPRVCRVAALPAPSERERSQWYFQRYVSHLPSGGEIVLFDRSWYNRAGVEKVMGFCDEEEYEEFFRSVPEFEKILIRSGIILIKYWFSITDDEQYMRFLMRIRDPLKQWKLSPMDLESRRLWEQYTKAKETMLERTHIPEAPWWIVEAVDKKKARLNCIHHFLAQIPYNEIEHEPIILPDRVHNPDYLRHPVSTEMLVPSVY, encoded by the coding sequence ATGCGCGCAGATAAAACCCTTGAACATGCGGACCTAGAACGCCACATTCATGCCGATATGTTGGACAGTCTCGACGAAGAACTGGAAATGGAAATCGATGATCATCGGCTGGATAAATTGGTGGCTGAAATCACCACACCTGATAACGAGACCGAGGTGGGCAGGCAATTCTATTTCAAGGAGCTTTTTCGTCTTCAGGGAGAACTGGTCAAGTTACAGGACTGGGTAGTGCAAAAGAAACTCAAGGTAGTAGTCCTGTTCGAAGGGCGTGACGCTGCAGGTAAAGGCGGAGTCATCAAGCGTTTCACCCAGCGCCTGAATCCTCGGGTCTGCCGGGTGGCTGCGCTGCCTGCTCCGAGCGAACGAGAGCGCAGCCAGTGGTATTTTCAACGCTACGTGTCACATTTACCTTCCGGCGGCGAGATCGTACTATTTGACCGGAGCTGGTATAACCGGGCCGGCGTGGAAAAAGTCATGGGATTCTGTGACGAAGAAGAATATGAAGAATTCTTCCGTAGCGTGCCGGAATTTGAGAAGATACTCATTCGTTCCGGCATCATCCTGATCAAATATTGGTTCTCGATTACCGATGATGAGCAGTACATGCGTTTCCTGATGCGAATCCGCGACCCCCTGAAGCAATGGAAACTGAGTCCGATGGATCTTGAATCCCGCCGTCTTTGGGAACAATACACCAAAGCAAAGGAAACCATGCTGGAGCGCACCCATATTCCCGAGGCTCCCTGGTGGATAGTCGAGGCGGTCGACAAGAAAAAAGCCCGTCTTAATTGTATTCATCACTTCCTGGCTCAGATTCCTTACAATGAAATTGAGCATGAACCCATTATTCTGCCGGACCGGGTGCATAACCCAGACTACTTGCGGCATCCGGTATCTACAGAAATGCTTGTGCCGAGTGTGTATTGA
- a CDS encoding universal stress protein, with protein MNPLIQKIILATDFSEASQDAIIYAKCISGSLAAELKILHVFEPGGWMVPSPYYYTPGFEDWVDASIENTRQKGKEALKTLAESFGTHTETIFIEGDPGKEIVRVAAEQNADLLILGTHGYTGWNHLTMGSIAEYVVRHSPCPVLTIKPTAASRSETHTSPVSARND; from the coding sequence ATGAATCCACTCATTCAAAAAATCATTCTAGCTACTGATTTCTCAGAGGCTTCTCAGGATGCCATCATATATGCTAAATGTATATCTGGATCGCTTGCGGCGGAACTCAAGATTCTGCATGTATTTGAACCCGGCGGCTGGATGGTTCCTTCACCCTACTATTACACGCCCGGATTCGAAGATTGGGTGGATGCAAGTATTGAAAACACCCGGCAAAAAGGAAAGGAGGCGCTCAAAACACTCGCCGAATCGTTCGGCACACACACCGAAACCATTTTTATCGAAGGCGACCCTGGTAAAGAAATCGTACGGGTGGCTGCCGAACAGAATGCCGATCTTCTAATCCTCGGTACGCATGGTTATACGGGGTGGAATCATTTAACTATGGGAAGCATTGCGGAATATGTTGTCAGACACTCTCCCTGCCCGGTGCTCACCATCAAACCCACTGCAGCAAGCAGATCTGAGACCCACACTTCGCCTGTTTCGGCAAGAAACGATTAA